In one Zobellia galactanivorans genomic region, the following are encoded:
- the argB gene encoding acetylglutamate kinase, with translation MKLSIVKIGGNVIENKEELSKFLKAFSELDGPKILVHGGGKLATQLGKRLGIESKLIGGRRITDAQSLELITMVYGGLVNKNIVAELQSLNCNAIGLSGADGNTIQAHKRPVKDIDYGFAGDVDGVSAPTVSKLLEAGLTPVFCAMTHDGKGQLLNTNADTIASELSIGMSENYETTLYYCFEKKGVLMDVNDDASVVKHIDSQSYQSLLEQNVIADGMLPKMENCFHALKRNVHQVRIGDIGMLDPKSTLFTTLTL, from the coding sequence TCCTAAAGGCGTTTTCCGAATTGGACGGCCCGAAAATCTTGGTCCATGGCGGCGGAAAACTCGCCACCCAACTGGGCAAAAGGCTGGGCATAGAATCGAAACTCATCGGCGGACGCCGCATTACCGATGCCCAAAGCCTCGAACTCATTACCATGGTCTATGGCGGACTCGTAAACAAGAACATCGTGGCCGAACTACAATCCCTTAACTGTAATGCCATTGGACTCAGTGGCGCCGACGGCAATACCATTCAAGCCCACAAACGACCCGTAAAGGATATCGATTACGGCTTTGCAGGCGATGTTGACGGCGTGAGCGCCCCAACGGTCTCCAAACTCTTGGAAGCGGGACTTACCCCTGTTTTCTGTGCCATGACGCATGATGGAAAGGGACAATTACTGAACACCAACGCAGATACCATAGCCTCTGAACTATCCATTGGCATGAGCGAAAACTACGAAACCACCCTGTATTATTGTTTTGAAAAAAAGGGGGTTTTAATGGACGTAAACGATGACGCATCGGTGGTAAAACACATCGATAGCCAATCGTACCAAAGTTTACTTGAGCAGAACGTCATCGCTGACGGCATGCTTCCCAAAATGGAAAATTGCTTTCACGCCCTAAAACGAAACGTACACCAGGTACGTATTGGCGATATCGGCATGCTCGACCCTAAATCTACTTTATTCACGACCCTCACCCTAT